Genomic window (Drosophila ananassae strain 14024-0371.13 chromosome 3L, ASM1763931v2, whole genome shotgun sequence):
CAGGATCAATAAAAGAAACATTGAAAGATGCGCATCTGCATGGCGTCGGACTTCTTTTATCCGAGCATCGGGGGCGTCGAGGAACATGTTTACAATCTCTCGCAAATGCTGCTCAGACTGGGTCACAAGGTGCTCTATTgaaatttgttaaaatttgtATTCGACTAATCTTTTATCACCTCAGGTCGTGGTGCTGACGCACTCCTATGGAGATTGCAATGGTATACGCTACGTAACGGGCGGCTTAAAGGTCTACTATCTTCCCATTAAAGTGTGTTACAACCAGTGCATCCTGCCAACCGCCGTATGCAATGTGCCCATGCTTCGAGCGGTCCTTCTCCGGGAACGAGTGGACGTGGTCCACGGGCATTCGGCCTTCAGCGCCTTGGCCCACGAGGCGTTGATGGTGGGATCATTATTGGGTCTTAAGGTTGGAAATAATAGCCATTATAGATCAAAAGAATAACTCCCTTTTTTGCAGACTGTTTTCACAGATCATAGCTTATTTGGCTTCGCGGATTTGTCGGCGGCCCTGACAAATAACCTGCTGGAGGTCAATTTAGGTATGGTCAATCACGCCATCTGTGTCTCCCATATAGGCAAGGAGAACACTGTACTTAGAGCAAAGGTGGCTAAACATCGCGTATCTGTGATACCAAATGCGGTGGACACTGCTCTCTTTACACCAGACCCGTATAAACGTCCAGGAAATGATAGAAGTAGAAATATCTTAAGAATTTCTTTCAGTACTTTAACACAAACTTGTTTCAGTTAATATTGTTGTGGCGTCGCGACTTGTTTACCGAAAAGGAATTGATCTACTGGCTGGAGTAATTCCCCGCTTCAAAAACAATCCTAATGTGCATTTCATTATTGTTGGCGATGGACCAAAGCGTGATTTATTGGAAGAGATTCGGGAGAAGACGAACATGCAGGACAGGGTTGAGATGGTGGGTGCCGTGGAGCACGCCAAAGTCCGAGATATCTTGGTTCGTGGCCATATATTTGTAAATACTTCTCTGACTGAGGCCTACTGCATGGCCATTGTGGAGGCTGCTTCTTGTGGCCTTCAGGTTGTGTCGACAAGCGTCGGCGGCATTCCGGAGGTGTTACCTCAAAGTTTAATTTTGTTGGCGGAACCTGATATAGATTCCATATACAGTGGGATACTAGTGGCCATTGAAAGACATCGAAAGAGTGGTTTTAAGACGGTTAACCCTAACGCAGCCAATGGCCACTTAGCATCCGGAGACAACGGTCGGGGAAAGCGGCGTCATCGACGCAAAGTAGAATCAGATGAATCCCAGTCTATCGAAGATTCACTTGAAGCTCAGAACATTCACCTAAAACCAATTTTATGTCCCTACCGATGCAACGAGATGGTCGAAACCCTATACAACTGGGAGGATGTGGCATTACGTACGGTTAAGGTTTACAATCGAGTTATCCAAGAACGATCCTTCACTACCAGTGAGCTGGTCGTTGCAGTATGGCAGCACGGTTCCTGGTTCCTGGTCTTCTTTGTAGTCGCCCACTTCCTTATGGGACTACTGGAGTTTTGGCGTCCGCGAAGTCGAGTGGAGCCAGCTCGAGATATGCAGCGTCTTCCCAGCTAGCAAAGCCAAATCAatctttttattaaataattttaagtatTTATATCTTTAAATTACATATGTTGGTTGAAAGATTGTATACTGCCTTAAATTGTAGTCAAATACACTGAACTACACTACATTCAATGTACACTACTAGTACATTGAACTGTTTACTAAATTCGTTGTCATGAACAATTCTACGCAATCACAAACTGGAGCGGCAATAGAGCCATCGGGTTCCATCGTGGCCTTCCAAGATGAATCTCTACAGCCGCAACGAAATGTAAAAACAAGTAAGACCacattatattatttattttttattgatattCATCGGCctacttttcttttttaaacaGGCGAGAATAAACCCCCAAACTGCGTGGAGAAGACATTTTACATTCTGTCCCTTTTTCTAGCAGTCATTACATTTCCGATTTCGCTTTTCGTCTGCCTCAGAATCCTGTCTGAGTACCAACGAGGAGTTATCCTACGCCTTGGCCGCCTGCGACCAAAGCCACCATGTGGGCCTGGTGTTGTTTTTTACCTACCCTGCATTGATACCATGCGAATTATAGACCTTCGAACCACTTCATTTGATCTGGACACGCAGGAGATTCTTACCAAGGATATGGTCACGATCAATATCGATGGAGTGGTTTATTACAGCATCAAAAGCCCTATTGACGCCTTGCTTCAGGTCTTCGATCCTACGGAAGCCACGGAAAAGCTGGCGATGACTACGCTGCGGAATGTAGCCGGCACCCACAAGCTAATGGATCTGCTGGCTTCCAAAGAGTACCTTTCCTATCAGATTGAGGCCATTCTTTACAACTCCACCGAACCATGGGGAGTGCGTGTGGAGAGGGTGGAAATGTAAGTAAGCTCATTTTAGAGTCGCTTTAATTAATCCATTATCTATCAGTAAGGAGATAGGCATACCGGATCAATTAAAGCGTGCCTTGGCCGTCGAGCAAGAAGCTATGCGCGAGGCAAAGGCAAAAGTGGCTGCCGCCCAGGGAGAACGGGATGCAGTGCGCGCCCTGAAGGAGGCCGCTGATATAATGGAGACAAACCCCATTGCCCTGCAACTTCGCTATCTACAGACCCTAAACACTATCTGCAATGACAATACCAGGTCCTACGTGTTTCCCTTTCCAGTAGATATTGTTAAACGTATGATGAAATGACCGTTACTTAAGGACAATTTAATTTAGAAACCGGAATATTTAGAACTGTGTCGTCCTATTAATTTCCTAAACAActgaattaaaaatgttttgttataaattgttatgtttgtttatttttcctcTTGTTCTTTGTattgcataaaaaatataattaaaaactaaggtttttttttaaacgtttaatttttgaaaactaGAAAGGGTGGCAAGGCTGGCACTGAAATTTAGGGAGACCAGCTTCCCCAAAGACTTGGTGACTTAATACCGCAACGGTCTGGCCACATTGAACAGTAGCGGACACTAGACTGGTGATAAACTAATTAACCATTGCCACCACATAATCCGTTGGAAAACCCGATCTCAGCTGACTGATAGGACCTCCGGTACTGCTAGAAGCCCAGTTTGGACCCAGGTCAAGGTAAGCAGCGATGGAAATTGGCACAGGCAGCGCTTTTCAGACTGTAACCCTTTTTAGATGGCCGAACTGGTGAGGGATTGGCTGGCGGATTACCAGCGAACGAGGGGGCAGCCAGCAGAGGCGGAGGCGTTTGCTGTGGAGCATGAAACGGACCCTGAAATCGCCGAGGCCATCTTTACCATTTTCAATGAAAGGCAGCGCGGTAATGAATCGCTACTTCATGACATCTGTCAGCAGTTACTGGCCTTCTACCGTTCTCCAGAGCTGGCTCTACACAAATTCCCTCTGCAGTTTATCCCAGTTCTGGTTTACACTTATCTCCACGCAGTGGCTGGTGGTGACAAGAAAGCCGCTCGCGGTGTGGAAACGCTGCTCATCTGCATTTATAATGGCGAGGTGTCCACCGACGATGGCGGACAACGAGTAGTGGCCTTTCGCATGCCGATCCTTGCTCAGGTGTCGGTCTACCACGAGCTGAAGAACCTGCCCATGACTGATTTACGGCGCTGGGAGGAGAACTGTAATCGGGAGGTCAAGTGGGGCCCTCATCAACGCATCGAGACTATCCACGCTCAGAATCGAATGCGCATCCTCACGGCATTGTTATTTTGTTACAACCAGCAAGTAAGCCAGACCCAGAAGTCCTCGCTGCTTCACCTCTGCCGGGTGACATCACAGTTGGTGAACCAGGGATTCACTACAAAGTCGGGACATGGTCACAGGATGAGTTATGGGTATGATAATACCCATGAAACCTTAAATTGTAGCTTACTAACTTAACGCTTATTTTCAGAGCCGATCCTGCCACAGGCGCTCCCTTTCCCAAGCCCTCCTCGCCACGCATTCCACTGTCTGCCTCTTTTCTAATCGAACTGGTGCATGCCATCTACTTTGCAATGTTCAATGGTTATGGAACGATAGCCATTCAGACGCTAGACGATATACACAACCGCGCTACCTATGAGATGTACACCGAATTGATTTTGGTAACCAGTGCGGTGCGCAACTCGCTGCACGCCAATCCTTCCGGTCAACCCAATGACGGGCCTATGGGATTGAGTGTGGCTTTGACTCCAGCCACTAACACCGTGACCACATCAGTTTCTAAGTCAATGATCACGAATGCCTCCTTCCGCACGAAAAAGCTGCCCGATGACATTCCCATTCAGGTGCAGGACCTCACCATGCAACAGGCGCCGCAACAGTTGGCCAGTGTATCGGAGGAAGCAGAGCCGGGCTCGAAAGAATCACCATCTACCAAGGAAAAGGAGAGCTCTGGTACACGAACTTCTATAATGCGGCCTAGCATGGAAGGCATTAAGGCGCAGGCACACAAGGCGCTAATTGCAGGATTCAAAAAGTCCAAGGACAAGgaaaaagagaaagagaaggATAAAGAGCCGCCCAAGCCGCCTCAGCGTAAATTCGATAAGCATACGCAGCGTAACTCATTGCTCCAGCTCCAGGCGGAGCCCAATGCAAATCTTGCTAGCTCCAGCATGGAGCAACCACCCACCGGCGATGTTTTGCCGATGCAGACTCTCTCGCTGATTAATGAGAATGGGGGAAGTAACAGCAATAGCTTTAGCGTAGACAGCGACCTGAATGATGGTGTTCTGGGAGGAAACACAACCGGAAATCTGCCTCCGCTGAGCAGCACCACCAACTCTGTGACCAGCAGTGATCTGCTCACAAAGAGCTTTGACTCTAGCATTGAGCTGGCGCCGCTTggtcacagcagcagcaacggcggGAAGCTGGCCGAACATAGTTTGGTGGAGTAGTGCAATGAATCGCCTTGTTCGTCGGGTGATTAGCCAAATCCAAGTATCAAGTATATATACGTTTACAACATTTAGATGGGTGGGTGGGTTTCCAGAAAGAAAATCTATGCCACGCAATGTAATCTATCGTATTTTCCAAGACATTTCTCTTCAAAATCATCCTTCTAATATCAATTCGcacatataatatttttaaaaatacatgTATGCCAAATGTTTATCGTAAAACCATTTACGTTATCTGTAACTTCTCCACATGATTCACATCAAAAACTACTAAACTTAAATCCTCCATCGATTTAGCGATAtgaatttaaagaatatttaagaTAAATAGACTACAGGAGCTTTGTCAAATATTTTCCGTAAAATTACTGTAACTATACATTGATATTAGTGATTAAGATCACTTAGTATGATTACCAAAGATTCCTTGCATGGGCTAAGATTCCTTATCAATCCAAAAGTTCACCCACCCTACTATATACACATATAGTCGCCACCTACCGCTGTGTATTAACCGAACATAATCGGGGCGAGGAGAAAGATTTGAATTTAGAAATTAAGGATCGTTTGAATTTGTTAAACTTGATGGGTTCTCTTAGTTGTTCGCATGTATTATTGTATTCCAATCCCAATTGTTGGTTAGGCTAAGTGTTGCTAGGACGTCacaacaattaaaaaattatatatacaaaaagtaTACACTCGGAACCGCTCGCTAGACATCGTTTGCATGCAAATTCGATTGGGGCTATTATATGTCCCATATTCGGTGAAAATAATGAATGTACACATCGCGATGCATTTCACTTGTTTTAAGTAAGCAGCATGATTGCTCACACATTCGATATCTAATGTACATTCAAACAGAGTTGGGTCCAGGCaatttaaatggaatttaGTTCTGTCACTTATTAGCGTATATGTATACATGTGTAAActaatatatacataaaaatatttattgaacgTTGACTTGAACCATGTtattgatttaaaataaatacaactAAATACGTAACTGATTGTCTTTGTCCCTGATGGTCAAGTAGATTTCTTTCGGAACTTTCCTTGTAGAAAAATTCTAGGCACATCGATACCTTCCTTGAGATTGAGGGTTCTCCGATGGACGTAGGCATTAGTGATTACCTCAAAGCCGTTCTCTAGGAATAGCTGCGCTACCTCCTGCTCGGAAAAGAAGTAGCTACGAGTGCCATCCTGCCGCACGTACAAGTTCTCGGATATCTTGTTACCAGGTTTGAAACGGAGTTGGGCCATATCGTACAGCCCATAGTCTCTGAAAAGTACAAGGCCTCCCGGCTTGAGTAGCTTCCATAGGTTCTCCACTACGTCCTGGAATTTATGCGGATGAATGGCTGACAGCACAAATATTAAAGTGCACACATCAAGGCTCCCAGGTGCAATATTTTCATGCACCTGTTGTGTGGTTATGTCGCACTGAAAGGCTGTAATTTGTTCTGGATCGTAGAGCGAATTGGAGCGCACAAAATCAACAGCTCGGGGAGAGAAGTCGCAGGCATAAAAGTAAAACCTATTGGCACTATCCTTGTCGTCATTTTGCTCCTCCAATAGAGGGAACACGAGGTTTCCCACCCCGCATCCAACTTCAAAAAGATTCCGTTTCCCGCCTTCAGTCTCCGGTTGGTCCAGCAACTCCTGGAACTCCCGTGTTGTCCAGTGTCGATCCTTAAAAAAACGAGTTTCATTGCGTTTGTAAAATATATCCCAATTCCTTTGAGCGTCAATTTCTAGTTTGTTGGCTTTGAATTCGGAAACAAGGCCACGTTTGTTTTGTTCCTCTAGCTTTTGCTTCTCCGATGGAGTGAGTTCTTTGGTTTTAGTGGTGAATACATCTGGTTCCAGGGGATCCTTCggaagtttttagttttagaaTATATTTTCGTTAAAAACATGTAGTTGTTTATGTTACCATTATActctattattaattttactttttatttaaaatcagCTGGTGAACAATGTGTTCACAATAAGGTCACACTAAATGACATAGTCGTCGGCCACATATTTTCAGAGGGGATTTGGATTGCTAacagtttttttaatataaaattcaAGGCAAGcgcatttttaattaactacatatagaaataatattcattgAAATTATCTATTCTTCCGAAGGACATAGCTCTGCCATTTTTCATCCGATCGAGAAATAAGataccattctgtaatcagaGAACCTTCTGCCACTTTTCCTCATTCAAAGTTTTGCCTAAAATTGGTTTTGAAAATTTcccaatttttccaaggggtacccccatAAAATTTCGAGAATATGACCTACCCCCCTTTTTGGATATTTTCTCACCTTCCGAAGGACAtacatagctctgccaattttcatccgatcgaGATACCCcgtaccattctgtaatcagcgaaccttCTGCCACTTTTCCTCATTCAAAGTTTTGCCTAAAATTGGTTTTGAAAATTTcccaatttttccaaggggtacccccatAAAATTTCGAGAATATGACCTACCCCCCTTTTTGGATATTTTCTCTCCTTCCGAAGGACATAGCTCTGCCAACCCCataccattctgtaatcagcgaaccttTTGCCAGTTTTCCTCATTCAAAGTTTTGCCTAAAATTGGTTTTGAAAATTTcccaatttttccaaggggtacccccatAAAATTTCGAGAATATGACCTACCCCCCTTTTTGGATATTTTCTCTCCTTCCGAAGGACATAGCTCTGCCAACCCCataccattctgtaatcagaGAACCTTCTGCCACTTTTCCTCATTCAAAGTTTTGCCTAAAATTGGTTTTGAAAATTTcccaatttttccaaggggtacccccatAAAATTTCGAGAATCCGACCTATCCCTTTGTTGGATTTTTTCTCACCTTCCGAAGgacatagctctgccaatttttatccgatcGAGATACCCCataccattctgtaatcagcgaaccttTTGCCAGTTTTCCTCATTCAAAGTTTTGCCTAAAATTGGTTTTGAAAATTTcccaatttttccaaggggtacccccatAAAATTTGAGAATATGACCTACCCCCCTTTTTGGATATTTTCTCTCCTTCCGAAGgacatagctctgccaatttttacCCGATCGAGATACCCcgtaccattctgtaatcagcgaaccttCTGCCAgttttcctcattcaaatttttgcttaaaattggttttgaaaatttcccaatttttccaaagggtacCCCCATAAAATTTCGGGAATATGACCTACCCCCCTTGTTGGATATTTTCTCTCCTTCCGAAGgacatagctctgccaatttttatccgatcGAGATACCCCataccattctgtaatcagcgaaccttTTGCCAGTTTTCCTCATTCAAAGTTTTGCTTAAAATTGGTTTTGAAAATTTCCCAATTTTCGagaaattttcgaaattttccctaaaatttcaaattccgACCTTTCCCCCTTGTtggatattatttaattttttttctgaaagataatttttttgttggttgtcACATTGTCTCTCAGATTTCCCATATTTTCGAAATGTTGAATTAGAAATTGGAGTGGTTTTGTATTGACTGAAAATAATTGCTTTATTGCCTTGAGATTCTTATAGTTATAAAGCGAACATTTCAAATACAGCCATtattaaaacaacaaataacaaAAGTAGCTGAAAAGCAACAGAATTGCTTTGGTCTTTGGTCGCTGGATGGGCATCTGGTGAATGAAAACCCAATTTATGGTCTGGGCCATGTTATCTGCCCATGATGGTGGGCTCATCCGCCATTGCCACCTCATCATTGGGTGCCTTGGCGCCTTTTTTCTTGCCCGAGTACCAGAGGAACATAACACCGCATAAAATATTGTCAGCAAAAGTGAACCAGGCCAAGAAAACTCCATAGCCGTAGCTGAAAAGAAAGAGTTCTCAATTACCATAGAACGAACCTCACTTTAGTTACATACGTTAACTCTGCTCCGTCCGGATACGCGTAAAATAGATGATCTTTCGTGTAGTCAATTGACGAGAAGAGAACCTGGAGTACCACGAGGGCAGTGGAAGCTGCAACCAGGTGGATTCCACCCGCCAGTCGCTTGAACATGTAGCGCGGATTCATGAACGTGTAGAAGGAGAATACAGCTCCCAAGCTCATCACGAACAACGTAATGCAGGCAAAGGACGCCTGCGTCCGGATATAGTCTGAAAGGAAGTACCAAGCCACTGCCAATTAGGAGCTGTtacttaaatatataaactcgGATTACCTACCCAATAGCTCGTCGTCGAATCCAGGCTCATTTCGTAGGGCGTTGGAGTTGGGGAACATGTCGATGTACTTGCATCGTTCTATGGATAGAATTTGCGAGGATTATATTCTCATCTTCAGTGACTATTTAAAGTTCCAACTTACGGTTCGGGATGTAGCTGTAAAAGGCACTTTGACCTCCTCGTTTTGGTGGCAGTGGAGGCACTAAGATGAGAAGCACCCGCTCATCATTTAAAACGTAGGCGGGAATTCCAATGTCCCGGATATAGGTACCCAAAAGCCGCACCACCAGCGGATAGTTTGTCCAATTACTGAATATGGCCAACTGGGCCACCTCTGGTATCACATAATAGGACCAGGTGTTGTTGTACTTAACCCGCTGCAGAGCCGATCCAAACGTCCCTCTTGTAATAATCCCCTTCACGTCTAAAGGATCAATGGGTATTGGTTTGTTCGTCGTGGCATTGAACTGCCTTTGGTTGTCTTCGGTGGACATCACAATGGTTCGGAAAGCGTTTCGCAGGGTCTGAAAGTCCTCGTCCTCACCTCGCGCCCAATGAGCAAACATGTGTCGTCTAGCCGCTTCTGTGAAGTTATCCCCCGTGTCTAATTTCTCCTTCGCGAACTCCTTGATGAAGTCCATGTGCGAAAGATTCCGTTTGGCCTCGTTGATGTTCGTCTGCGACGTGTAGGACATCGAACTGAAGTTCCGGACCACCTGGGCATTGCTCAGAGCATTGGGAACAATAGTATTCCGACAGTGACGCCATAATCCCGAGTGTGAGGACATAAAGAATCGCCTTGACTCCGGGATAAAGATTCCTTTGAAGTGCaatcataaattaaataaaaaggtTTATAAGAAAAATGATTAATAAAAAAGGTTGTCCTTAAAACTAACCTTGTCCACCGGATATGATAATCCAATGATCCGTCGATATCGCTACTATCCAGATCAGAAGCGACACCACAGTCAGCAAGCTGCATCCCAGGAGGACCCTGCGCTGGAACATGTAGGCCTCCATAAGAGGACGCCTGGCCTCATCGCGGCCGATGGTCGATGTGGACAGGTCACGCTTCATTCTTGGGCCGCGTTCCAATCCCCTCTATGGCTCTCTGGACGATGACAACGAGCAATCCTCACACACATGGAACAGCACGCGTTCCTGGGGAATGGGAAATGGTGGGAATGGTGGGTGAAGTAATTTGTTGTGGCAACTTCACCGACTCTTTTTATATCTCCCCAGGCAAATGAAGTCATGCGGATATATCGCACACATGTGGGGCATTGACGGGTCTCGTAATTGTTTGTCAGGTGTTTCTTTGGGCCTACACGTTATTGATGGTCATGCCATCCGGCAGACTGTCCTATCCCCTGCCAGATCTTTcttatttaaacaatattttatttttatacaaagcATACAGCTGCAGACAAAACAacaatagtttaaaaaaaaaatatttggacGGAAATGCTTAACTTTTAACATGTGTTAAatataattctttttttttacctatAAAGcagtttttgaaaaactttagGTATgtgtaatttttgaaatttacatTAATATTTTAGGTCTGAAATTTGAAACTAACTTACAAAACATAAAGTATTTTATGTAATATTCTATGATTGGACTTTTTAACCtgaaagttttaaaatttaattttaaaaatacatattttctttGTCATTATCTTGAAAATGAATACTATTTCATTAACTTGAAGTGTTCAGTCGGATCAACCCACGAACGTGGCCATCAATTATGCTGCTTTGgagaaatttattttcttttctttatgtatttatttacatGTTGTCTAGGCAACCAGAAATTCCCATTCGAAAACGGATTTTCTGACAGAAATTAAGCAAATTAGTGGACACATTCAAAGGCGAGCACACCCGCGAAATATAAACGACAAAATGCGAAATTCCTCCTTAAAACTGTTTCGCTGAATATATGTGAGAATTAGGTGCGCCAATTTGAGTGGGTGGGCGCATGGTTGGGTGGAGTGGCAGGTGAAGATTGAGGGATCCCGGTTGGGGATAGAAGGGGTATGCGTGCAACAGTGCCATATACTTGTAGATATAGTTAGAGCTGACTTTCAGCCATGTGTATGCCGTTTATTTTGGCGATTCCCTCTTTGTTTCAAAGCAAAAATTAGGCTACCAAAAGTGTCATTTTCAATCTtaattttttggggaaaacccAAAGAGAATTTTCCTGCATTGATGTGGCGCCACATTTTACTTCTTCGCCAGATTCTCCACTTCCGCGATCTATTTATGGAtgtgatgttgcagttgcagttgggGAGTTGCAACAGTTGCGTCACGAAGTGCGTCATTGCGATCAAGAGAAGAACATTTTCTAGTGGATGTGCCACTTTCCTTTGTATACGATTTTcgaatttctatttttttggtttttttcgtattttttagCCACTTTTTTCGCATCACAGAGATTAcaagaaacaattttccttttGTTAGACCATTATTTTTAGACCATCGACGGGTCTAAAGATACAGTGTCAGTTCTGACTGACAAATCGGTTGGAATCATCATTTATTCACATCTCGTTGAGGTTTGGGTTCGGGGCTTATTGACACTTTTGACAGgggaaattttatattttgaaaaaacgcTCACCCAAATAACCGCTCGCCTGCCTGCCTCCCTACttattcatttatttgttttgtatttCAGCTTTTGTTTTACTTGCCGCCGTTGGTCGTTGTATTTTTGGTATGCGCCGTATAATTCAAATTCCACCCCGGCGAAAAAGAAGCgaatttttgagaaatgtGTATTTAATTAATGCCCCACATAAATAATGCCAATGCCAGCCAATTCGTCGGACTCAGATTTGGATGGACGACTATTCCGACTATCTCACACTGGGCCCATAAAATGTCAAACAGTGTTAACGTCTGTCAGGTATCCTGATTTATGGTTATATAAGAGCGGTGTGGGTTCAGCTCCAATATCGGATGCAATGTTTACCATTAATTCTGCAGCGTTGCACCAATGATCCCTGGCCCCAAGCTGATTGTTTTTGAGCGATTTGTTTAGTTTGTGAGTTTATGAGCTGCCGGGCAgatctaaaataaaattttggctaATTTCTCAACTAAAAACCGAGCCGGACCAGCGATAACAaccgaaataaataaatatactgCGCGCGAACCAAATGAATtctgttgaaaaaaaaatcggaaTAAAAGAGCGCGATTTTGGGACCGGATAGGCGACGAACGGTACACGGTTCCGTTGACTCCCTGCTTGCTCGTCTGCTCCTGGCCAAAGCAGAGCACAGACTGACTGGCTACTGGCCACTAGTGGTTGTCGTTCGTCTGCCTTTCAGCTTTGTTTTCCCTCTGCTTTGGTTTTGCCTTGCTCTGGGGAGCGGGCCAAGACAAAGATTGCCTGCGTGAGCGACTATGGTCCATTGTTAGCCagca
Coding sequences:
- the LOC6496071 gene encoding phosphatidylinositol N-acetylglucosaminyltransferase subunit A — protein: MRICMASDFFYPSIGGVEEHVYNLSQMLLRLGHKVVVLTHSYGDCNGIRYVTGGLKVYYLPIKVCYNQCILPTAVCNVPMLRAVLLRERVDVVHGHSAFSALAHEALMVGSLLGLKTVFTDHSLFGFADLSAALTNNLLEVNLGMVNHAICVSHIGKENTVLRAKVAKHRVSVIPNAVDTALFTPDPYKRPGNDRINIVVASRLVYRKGIDLLAGVIPRFKNNPNVHFIIVGDGPKRDLLEEIREKTNMQDRVEMVGAVEHAKVRDILVRGHIFVNTSLTEAYCMAIVEAASCGLQVVSTSVGGIPEVLPQSLILLAEPDIDSIYSGILVAIERHRKSGFKTVNPNAANGHLASGDNGRGKRRHRRKVESDESQSIEDSLEAQNIHLKPILCPYRCNEMVETLYNWEDVALRTVKVYNRVIQERSFTTSELVVAVWQHGSWFLVFFVVAHFLMGLLEFWRPRSRVEPARDMQRLPS
- the LOC6496072 gene encoding stomatin-4, with protein sequence MNNSTQSQTGAAIEPSGSIVAFQDESLQPQRNVKTSENKPPNCVEKTFYILSLFLAVITFPISLFVCLRILSEYQRGVILRLGRLRPKPPCGPGVVFYLPCIDTMRIIDLRTTSFDLDTQEILTKDMVTINIDGVVYYSIKSPIDALLQVFDPTEATEKLAMTTLRNVAGTHKLMDLLASKEYLSYQIEAILYNSTEPWGVRVERVEIKEIGIPDQLKRALAVEQEAMREAKAKVAAAQGERDAVRALKEAADIMETNPIALQLRYLQTLNTICNDNTRSYVFPFPVDIVKRMMK
- the LOC6496073 gene encoding hyccin translates to MAELVRDWLADYQRTRGQPAEAEAFAVEHETDPEIAEAIFTIFNERQRGNESLLHDICQQLLAFYRSPELALHKFPLQFIPVLVYTYLHAVAGGDKKAARGVETLLICIYNGEVSTDDGGQRVVAFRMPILAQVSVYHELKNLPMTDLRRWEENCNREVKWGPHQRIETIHAQNRMRILTALLFCYNQQVSQTQKSSLLHLCRVTSQLVNQGFTTKSGHGHRMSYGADPATGAPFPKPSSPRIPLSASFLIELVHAIYFAMFNGYGTIAIQTLDDIHNRATYEMYTELILVTSAVRNSLHANPSGQPNDGPMGLSVALTPATNTVTTSVSKSMITNASFRTKKLPDDIPIQVQDLTMQQAPQQLASVSEEAEPGSKESPSTKEKESSGTRTSIMRPSMEGIKAQAHKALIAGFKKSKDKEKEKEKDKEPPKPPQRKFDKHTQRNSLLQLQAEPNANLASSSMEQPPTGDVLPMQTLSLINENGGSNSNSFSVDSDLNDGVLGGNTTGNLPPLSSTTNSVTSSDLLTKSFDSSIELAPLGHSSSNGGKLAEHSLVE
- the LOC6502519 gene encoding tRNA N(3)-methylcytidine methyltransferase METTL6, translating into MDPLEPDVFTTKTKELTPSEKQKLEEQNKRGLVSEFKANKLEIDAQRNWDIFYKRNETRFFKDRHWTTREFQELLDQPETEGGKRNLFEVGCGVGNLVFPLLEEQNDDKDSANRFYFYACDFSPRAVDFVRSNSLYDPEQITAFQCDITTQQVHENIAPGSLDVCTLIFVLSAIHPHKFQDVVENLWKLLKPGGLVLFRDYGLYDMAQLRFKPGNKISENLYVRQDGTRSYFFSEQEVAQLFLENGFEVITNAYVHRRTLNLKEGIDVPRIFLQGKFRKKST
- the LOC6494531 gene encoding uncharacterized protein LOC6494531 isoform X1 translates to MKRDLSTSTIGRDEARRPLMEAYMFQRRVLLGCSLLTVVSLLIWIVAISTDHWIIISGGQGIFIPESRRFFMSSHSGLWRHCRNTIVPNALSNAQVVRNFSSMSYTSQTNINEAKRNLSHMDFIKEFAKEKLDTGDNFTEAARRHMFAHWARGEDEDFQTLRNAFRTIVMSTEDNQRQFNATTNKPIPIDPLDVKGIITRGTFGSALQRVKYNNTWSYYVIPEVAQLAIFSNWTNYPLVVRLLGTYIRDIGIPAYVLNDERVLLILVPPLPPKRGGQSAFYSYIPNQRCKYIDMFPNSNALRNEPGFDDELLVAWYFLSDYIRTQASFACITLFVMSLGAVFSFYTFMNPRYMFKRLAGGIHLVAASTALVVLQVLFSSIDYTKDHLFYAYPDGAELTYGYGVFLAWFTFADNILCGVMFLWYSGKKKGAKAPNDEVAMADEPTIMGR
- the LOC6494531 gene encoding uncharacterized protein LOC6494531 isoform X2; amino-acid sequence: MKRDLSTSTIGRDEARRPLMEAYMFQRRVLLGCSLLTVVSLLIWIVAISTDHWIIISGGQGIFIPESRRFFMSSHSGLWRHCRNTIVPNALSNAQVVRNFSSMSYTSQTNINEAKRNLSHMDFIKEFAKEKLDTGDNFTEAARRHMFAHWARGEDEDFQTLRNAFRTIVMSTEDNQRQFNATTNKPIPIDPLDVKGIITRGTFGSALQRVKYNNTWSYYVIPEVAQLAIFSNWTNYPLVVRLLGTYIRDIGIPAYVLNDERVLLILVPPLPPKRGGQSAFYSYIPNQRCKYIDMFPNSNALRNEPGFDDELLDYIRTQASFACITLFVMSLGAVFSFYTFMNPRYMFKRLAGGIHLVAASTALVVLQVLFSSIDYTKDHLFYAYPDGAELTYGYGVFLAWFTFADNILCGVMFLWYSGKKKGAKAPNDEVAMADEPTIMGR